Proteins from a genomic interval of Fusobacterium russii ATCC 25533:
- a CDS encoding homoserine dehydrogenase, protein MNIGLLGCGVVGSGVKEIIDSMKDDIRISKILVKDINDIDDNRKTTDINELLDSNIDLIVECIGGIDIPLNYISRALNAKKNVVTSNKKVLATHYKDLIDLAEKNNVTLAFEASVAGGIPWMENIRHAKRVDKIFAFEGIFNGTTNYILYNMSQKNIDFDLALKEAQALGYAESDPTDDIDGYDVKYKCCLSGNAIWDTNFNLDDIIFYGIRNISKNDIAYAKKNNYIIKLIGNGQKYEDYANIYVIPTFLKNDENIANVPHNLNCAKLKSEFLGESSYIGQGAGKYPTAHAVVQDILSIYENKNLNFSTSQKIKIMNDYSSNFYIRARNLEKFNNIIQEKIDDETIITKVIDLKEISKLVDKDTFIAEVKL, encoded by the coding sequence ATGAACATAGGTTTACTAGGTTGTGGAGTTGTTGGAAGTGGTGTAAAAGAAATTATAGACTCTATGAAAGACGACATTAGAATTTCAAAAATCCTAGTCAAAGATATTAATGATATTGATGACAACAGAAAAACAACAGATATTAATGAGCTATTAGATTCCAATATTGATCTTATTGTAGAGTGTATAGGTGGAATTGATATTCCTCTTAATTACATAAGCAGAGCTTTGAATGCTAAAAAAAATGTAGTAACCAGCAATAAGAAAGTTTTGGCTACCCATTATAAAGATTTAATTGATTTAGCAGAAAAAAATAATGTTACCCTTGCTTTTGAGGCAAGTGTTGCTGGTGGAATTCCTTGGATGGAAAATATTCGTCATGCAAAGAGGGTTGATAAAATCTTTGCTTTTGAAGGCATCTTTAATGGAACCACAAACTATATCTTATACAATATGAGCCAAAAAAATATTGATTTTGACCTTGCCTTAAAAGAAGCACAAGCTCTGGGTTATGCTGAAAGTGATCCTACTGATGATATTGACGGATATGATGTCAAATATAAATGTTGCCTGAGTGGAAATGCTATTTGGGACACTAATTTCAATTTAGATGATATTATTTTTTATGGTATAAGGAATATTTCAAAAAATGATATTGCTTATGCTAAAAAAAATAATTATATTATAAAATTAATTGGAAATGGTCAAAAATATGAGGATTATGCTAATATATATGTAATTCCAACCTTTTTAAAAAATGATGAAAATATTGCAAATGTTCCTCATAATTTAAATTGTGCAAAGCTAAAAAGTGAATTTTTAGGTGAAAGTTCATATATAGGGCAGGGAGCGGGTAAGTATCCTACTGCTCATGCTGTTGTTCAAGATATTCTTTCTATCTATGAAAATAAAAATTTAAACTTCTCTACTTCTCAAAAAATTAAAATAATGAATGATTATTCCAGCAATTTCTATATTAGAGCTAGAAATTTAGAAAAATTTAATAATATTATTCAAGAAAAAATTGATGATGAAACTATTATTACCAAAGTTATAGACTTAAAAGAAATAAGTAAATTAGTAGATAAAGACACATTTATAGCGGAGGTAAAATTATGA
- the thrC gene encoding threonine synthase, protein MKIFVSSRNKEEKYFSKEAIVKGLAEDGGLFTPLDINEKKIEIEKFLDSSYQEIAYEILSYFFDDFSGEELKKCIHSAYDNNFSTSDIVPISKIGDSFMLELYHGPTAAFKDIALTILPHLLKAAYQKQDKKVYILTATSGDTGKAALEGFKNVEDTFITVFYPTKGVSLIQEKQMKTTSGNNVEVISVNGNFDDCQKLVKTCYEKISTNKVQLSSANSINIGRLVPQIVYYFKAYIDLLKKEEIKLNEKVNFVVPTGNFGNILAAYFAKILGCPINKLVCASNENNILTDFINTGIYDRNRKFHTTISPSMDILISSNLERLLFILSDYDDKKTATYMRDLAEKGRYVVDKNLLKKIQENFISFYCSEEDCMKTIKQAYEEDGRFIDPHTAVAYYASKQYKDFCKNIILSTASPYKFCNNVLNSLCGYKKENEFDAMRDLERISGEKIPTNLKDIENMPNLHNKTIDIKDGIKTVLERIECLK, encoded by the coding sequence ATGAAAATATTTGTGAGCAGTAGAAATAAAGAAGAAAAATATTTTTCAAAAGAGGCGATAGTTAAAGGTCTTGCAGAAGATGGAGGACTTTTCACTCCCTTGGATATTAATGAGAAGAAAATAGAGATAGAGAAATTCTTGGATTCGTCATATCAAGAAATAGCTTATGAGATTCTTTCTTACTTTTTTGATGATTTTTCAGGTGAAGAATTAAAAAAGTGTATACATAGTGCATATGACAATAATTTCTCGACTTCTGATATAGTACCAATCTCAAAAATTGGTGATAGTTTTATGTTGGAATTGTATCATGGTCCAACAGCGGCATTCAAAGATATAGCCTTAACAATACTTCCACATTTATTGAAGGCTGCATATCAGAAGCAGGATAAGAAGGTATATATATTGACAGCTACTAGCGGGGATACAGGAAAAGCTGCACTTGAAGGCTTTAAAAATGTAGAGGACACTTTTATTACTGTTTTTTATCCAACTAAGGGAGTAAGTCTTATTCAAGAGAAACAGATGAAAACAACAAGTGGAAATAATGTTGAAGTAATAAGTGTGAATGGAAATTTTGATGATTGTCAAAAATTAGTAAAAACTTGTTACGAAAAAATTTCTACTAATAAAGTTCAATTAAGTAGTGCCAACTCAATTAACATAGGCAGATTAGTGCCACAAATAGTATATTATTTCAAAGCTTATATTGATTTATTGAAAAAAGAAGAAATAAAGCTTAATGAGAAGGTCAATTTTGTTGTGCCTACAGGAAATTTTGGAAATATTCTGGCAGCTTATTTTGCAAAAATTTTAGGCTGCCCTATAAATAAATTAGTTTGTGCCTCTAATGAAAATAATATTTTGACAGATTTTATAAACACAGGAATTTATGACAGAAATAGAAAGTTTCATACAACAATTTCGCCATCTATGGATATTTTGATATCAAGTAATTTAGAAAGACTACTTTTTATTTTAAGTGACTACGATGATAAAAAGACAGCAACTTATATGAGGGATTTAGCTGAAAAAGGAAGATATGTAGTTGATAAAAACTTATTAAAAAAAATACAGGAAAATTTTATTTCTTTTTATTGCAGCGAAGAAGATTGTATGAAAACCATAAAGCAAGCCTACGAAGAAGATGGCAGATTTATAGATCCTCATACCGCTGTTGCTTACTATGCTTCAAAGCAATATAAAGATTTCTGTAAGAATATAATTTTATCAACTGCCTCACCATATAAGTTTTGTAACAATGTTTTAAATTCATTATGTGGCTATAAAAAAGAAAATGAATTTGATGCAATGAGGGACTTAGAAAGAATAAGTGGAGAAAAAATTCCTACTAATTTAAAAGATATAGAGAATATGCCTAATTTACATAATAAAACAATAGATATAAAAGATGGTATAAAAACTGTATTAGAAAGGATAGAGTGCTTAAAATGA
- the thrB gene encoding homoserine kinase: MIKIKVPATSANLGPGFDTMGIALDIFNTFYVEKSEQLIIENVEEEFKNRNNLFVIAYDKTLAAKNLKANIYVKFETCIPLSRGLGSSSSLVVAGVLAANYLYDLALTKQEMLNICNEIEGHPDNIAPCLLGGFVTTVLENGLPHYKKIEVDKKFKFTVMIPDFEVKTSEARAVMPKQIAVEDAVYSLSRAISLCFALQDGDEERLKISYDDKIHEPYRRKLIPDYEALKIEVIKNGALAFLISGSGSTCLAISRDENFSEKINTKSLKAKWTLIDCNVHRAGAELEYL; encoded by the coding sequence ATGATAAAGATAAAAGTTCCGGCAACAAGTGCTAATCTGGGTCCGGGTTTTGATACTATGGGCATAGCCTTAGATATATTTAATACATTTTATGTTGAAAAATCTGAACAGCTGATTATAGAAAATGTAGAAGAAGAATTTAAAAATAGAAATAATTTATTTGTTATTGCCTATGATAAAACTTTAGCAGCAAAAAATTTAAAAGCTAATATATATGTGAAATTTGAAACTTGTATTCCTCTTTCAAGAGGCTTAGGTTCCAGTTCTTCTCTTGTAGTTGCAGGAGTATTGGCAGCAAATTACCTTTATGATCTGGCATTAACTAAACAGGAAATGCTTAATATTTGTAATGAAATAGAAGGTCATCCGGATAATATAGCCCCTTGTTTGCTAGGAGGCTTTGTGACAACCGTTCTTGAAAATGGACTGCCTCATTATAAAAAAATAGAAGTGGATAAGAAATTTAAATTTACAGTTATGATTCCGGATTTTGAAGTTAAAACAAGTGAAGCAAGAGCGGTTATGCCTAAGCAAATAGCAGTAGAAGATGCAGTGTACAGCTTATCAAGAGCCATATCTCTTTGTTTTGCATTGCAAGATGGAGATGAAGAAAGATTAAAAATATCTTATGATGATAAAATACATGAGCCTTATCGTAGGAAGTTAATTCCAGATTATGAAGCTTTAAAGATAGAAGTTATTAAAAATGGAGCTTTAGCTTTTTTAATAAGTGGCTCAGGTTCAACTTGTCTTGCAATTTCAAGAGATGAAAATTTTTCTGAAAAAATAAATACAAAAAGTTTAAAAGCTAAATGGACTTTAATTGATTGTAATGTTCATAGAGCTGGAGCAGAACTTGAATATTTATAA
- the nox gene encoding H2O-forming NADH oxidase, with translation MKIVVVGANHAGTACINTMLDNYKGNEVVVFDKNSNISFLGCGMALWIGGQIAGPEGLFYSSKEKLESKGAKIHLETEVYNIDFDKKIVYASGKNGEKYEETYDKLILSTGSLSINPDIPGKDLDNVQFVKLYQQAEDVINKLKERPEIKTVAVVGAGYIGVELAEAFKRWGKDVHLIDFCDECLSTYYDKPFRDKMDTQLMNNGVKLNYKQLVKEIKGNEQGKVQSIVTDKSEYQVDMVVLCIGFKPNSSLGKGKINTFRNGAYIVDKTQKTNIDDVYAIGDCATVYDNAIDDINYIALATNAVRSGIIAAHNVCGTKLESVGVQGSNGISIFGYNMVSTGLTLEKAQRLGIDALETTFHDLQKPEFMERNNEQVSIRIVYRKNDRVIIGAQIASKQDISMAIHVFSLAIQEKVTIDKFKLLDIFFLPHFNKPYNYITMAALNAK, from the coding sequence ATGAAGATTGTTGTAGTTGGTGCTAATCATGCAGGTACAGCCTGTATTAATACAATGTTGGATAATTACAAAGGAAATGAAGTTGTAGTATTTGATAAAAATTCAAATATCAGCTTTTTAGGTTGCGGAATGGCTCTATGGATAGGCGGGCAAATTGCAGGTCCAGAAGGTCTTTTTTATTCTTCTAAAGAAAAATTAGAATCCAAAGGAGCTAAAATTCATTTAGAAACTGAAGTTTATAATATAGATTTTGATAAAAAAATCGTCTATGCTAGTGGGAAAAATGGGGAAAAGTATGAAGAAACTTATGATAAATTAATTTTATCTACCGGTTCACTTTCTATCAATCCAGATATTCCAGGAAAAGATTTAGACAATGTGCAATTTGTAAAACTTTATCAACAGGCTGAAGATGTTATAAATAAATTAAAAGAAAGACCTGAAATAAAAACTGTTGCCGTTGTCGGAGCTGGTTATATAGGTGTAGAACTGGCAGAAGCTTTTAAGCGTTGGGGTAAAGATGTACATCTAATTGACTTCTGTGACGAATGCTTATCTACATATTATGACAAGCCTTTTAGAGATAAAATGGACACTCAGCTTATGAATAATGGTGTAAAATTAAATTATAAACAATTAGTTAAAGAGATAAAAGGAAACGAACAAGGAAAAGTTCAATCTATTGTAACTGATAAAAGTGAATATCAAGTTGACATGGTTGTTCTGTGCATCGGTTTTAAACCAAATTCCAGCCTAGGAAAAGGTAAAATAAATACATTCAGAAATGGTGCTTATATAGTAGACAAAACACAAAAAACAAATATAGATGATGTCTATGCAATAGGAGATTGTGCAACTGTTTACGATAATGCAATTGATGACATAAACTACATTGCTCTTGCAACTAATGCTGTTAGATCTGGAATAATTGCTGCACACAATGTCTGCGGAACTAAATTAGAAAGTGTTGGAGTACAAGGTTCTAATGGTATTTCAATATTTGGATATAATATGGTATCTACTGGACTTACTTTAGAAAAAGCTCAAAGATTGGGAATCGATGCTTTGGAAACTACCTTCCATGATCTTCAAAAACCTGAATTTATGGAGCGTAATAATGAGCAAGTTAGCATAAGAATCGTTTACAGAAAGAATGACAGAGTTATAATAGGAGCTCAAATTGCCTCTAAGCAAGATATTTCAATGGCAATTCATGTATTTTCACTAGCTATTCAAGAAAAGGTAACTATAGATAAATTTAAACTTTTAGATATCTTCTTTTTACCACATTTTAATAAGCCATACAATTATATAACTATGGCTGCACTTAACGCTAAATAA